The sequence ACAAGAGGATTTGATTAGCTTTCAAATTGGATTGAATCATGAAGAAGTGGTAATTACAAAAGAATTTCTTGCGCTTCGAGCAAATACTAAGAAGCTGTAAAGTATGCTGTTCTGTGTAATGATAAATATTTGGTGATGTTTTCATTTTATCATCTGAAACTGCATGTTAAAAAGCTAAAGAGGCTGTTCTGtagtttttggttcttttttctcataatttttctttcaatttcaaatGGCAGAGGACATGTGCGATTTGCCTAACTGCTATGAAGCCGGGGAAGGGTCATGCTATCTTCACTGCTGAGTGTTCCCACTCATTTCATTTCCATTGCATAACCTCAAATGTTAAGCATGGAAACCAAATTTGCCCAGTTTGCAGGGCGAAATGGAAAGAAATTCCTTTCCAGAGCCCTGCTTCGGATCTTCCCAGTGGAATGATGAGAATCAATCAAATTGATTGGCCACAAGATGACTCCTGGATGACCGTTTTAAGAAGGATTCGTCCCCCACCTATTGATGCATCTAGGCAGATAGCAAATCTATCTCATGGGCCTGAACCAAGTCTgtatgatgatgatgaagtcCTAGATCATCAGTCTGACATCCCTGATGGAGGAACATCTGTTGTAGATGCTGTTGATGGTTCTACTGGAACAATTGAGGTTAAGACATATCCTGAAGTTTCAGCTGTTGCTCGATCAGCAGTTCACGATAATTTCACTGTACTAGTGCATATCAAAGCTAGTCTTGCAAATCAGAGGCAACATTGTTGTGAAAATCAATCCTCGTTTCTTCCCTCTCAAAGTTCTCGTGCCCCAGTTGACATTGTTACAGTTCTTGATGTCAGTGGGAGCATGGCCGGTACTAAGCTTGCTTTGCTAAAACGAGCAATGGGTTTTGTGATACAGAACCTTGGCCCCTCGGATCGGCTTTCAGTAATTTCCTTCTCTTCTGCAGCACGACGCCTgtttcctcttcgtcggatgaACGAAAGTGGACGACAACAGGCATTGCAAGCTATTAATTCTTTGGTTTCAAATGGTGGAACAAACATCGTTGATGGCTTAAACAAAGGAACTAAAGTATTATTGGATCGGAAGTGGAAAAATCCTGTTTGTAGTATTATGCTTCTTTCAGATGGTCAGGATACATATACTTTTGGCATTGGTAGTTCACATTCTGAAACCGACTACCTTTCACTTCTTCCAGTATCAATCCATCGCAATAACAACACAGCGCTGCAGATACCTGTACATTCATTTGGTTTTGGTACTGACCATGATGCTACGGCAATGCACTCTATCTCTGAGATCTCTGGGGGAACGTTTTCATTTGTAGAAGCAGAGAGGACAATCCAGGATGCGTTTGCGCAGTGCATTGGAGGGCTCTTGAGTGTTGTTGTGCAGCAGCTTCAAGTTAGAATTGAGTGTGTTCATCCTAATTTGCAACTCAGTTCACTGAAAGCAGGAAATTACCGATCAAACATCACAGCAAGCTCGAGAATTGGTACTGTAAATGTTGGAGATTTGTATGCTGAAGAAGAAAGAGACTTTTTGGTGACAATCAATGTACCTGTTGATGGTTCCCTTGATGAGATGTCATTGCTCAATGTCAAATGTACTTACCAAAATCCCATCACGAATGAAATGGTGATTTTAGAAGACATCGAGGAAGTAAAGATAAGAAGGCCAAATGAGATTGGAGAACAATCTGTATCAATAGAAGTCGACAGGCAACGCAATCGGGTTCATGCCTTGGAGTCAATGGCCAAAGCAAGAGTTGCAGCCGAACGTGGTGATTTGGCCAATGCAGTCTCTGTCTTGGAGAATTGTTACAGGGCATTATCGGAAACCATCTCAGGACAAGCTGGTGATCATTTGTGCACTGCACTTTGTGCTGAGCTGAAGGAGATGAAGGAACGAATGGAAAACCAACGCATCTACGAGGCTTCAGGAAGGGCGTACGTTCTATCAGGACTAAGCTCTCATTCATGGCAACGAGCCACTGCACGTGGTGATTCAACACGCAATGGAAGCCTTGTGCAAGCTTACCAAACCCCATCAATGGTAGACATGTTGACTCGTTCTCAAACCATGTTACCTGGGAACCCAACGCCTCGGCCCCAAAGAACACTCCGCCCTACCATGACATTTCCTGCTCGAAGTCGTCAACGGTAGCATCTGGAAACTTCATCCTGCCTGTCATTGTTGTAGacattttcatttttgtttttttttttgttctttttcttttcctgcCTTTcatcctcctttttttttttaatctttttttgtGGTATTTGAAGTTTTGTTTGGGGGTATATATTTACCTAGAGTTTTGGTGGGTATACTTCCTTGTCGTAAGTTGTAAATGAATAAGAATTGGGGgtgaaatattttaattttgggtGGGGGGTAGTGAACAATTGTTAAAAGGACTTGTTTGGGGAGATTGGTTTACTCAAGTGTGATTTTGGTTGGGGGTATAGAAGTGAATTATGGGATAATTGTGGTGAGTTTCTCACTAACTTTGTTATCTACTCCTAATTCTTttccaatttttattttttttcttaccaCTTTGCAAAATTTTCTGttcatttccattttctaaacttttaattGTTTTTACCGAGACGTGACGGTGATTTTTaagtataataaaataaactaaaagattaataaaatatagcaaaatatcaatCTATTTATAATGAACTAAGATATACTAATCTGTGTTTACGGTCCATCATATCATATTGCAAAATATggttattataaaatataaagggtttttttcaaagatataaaaaaacggtaaaatatttacaatttatagaagaatttcaaaaatggaaaaagtctaGAGACCTAtcgtaaaaaaaataaaaaatatcccGTCAATCACGTCGTCAACAACGCACGTATAATATATtagcgattgtttagatttggttattgtttggtaagcgatcgtttatatgtggctacaatttatcttttcaattttatcgtttagttttgttatataatcatttaatttggttacacaatcgtttccaaatctaaatgattttttttttcaaaatttggaacatgatttttttaattcttttggtacaggattgtttagatttctctaaacgatgatttattttttttacacgatcgtttacatttgtctactccaatccaaatgattttttttcaagattatttatacacgatcttttattttttttacacgatcgtttactttttttaaaatgatcgtttacatttggctactacaatctaaatgatctttttttcaagattctttatacacaatctttttttttttttacagttgactactctaatctaaatgattttttttatgtaaatgacgtaaaaaaagaggaaaagaagaaaaacaatgaaaagaaatcgcaacgaaaaaaaggagagagaaaataaaaagacgatggaaagaaatcgaaaaaagaagagaaaaataaggaagaaaaattaaacgacataaataaagaattgaaaaataagaaagatgatgaaaataaatcgcaaaaaaaaaaaaaaaaaagaagaggaaagaagaaagacgatgaaaataaatcgcagaaaaaaaaaagaagaggaaagaaatcacaggaggaagaaaaggaagagaaaaagatgaaagggaaaatctagaatatttgaaaaattgCTAACTTTGTGGGCTTTGTTATACGAATCGTAAaaaatttggtattttgttacattcaCAGAAGTTTCCCAAATATAAAAGGTTGATCGAATTTTAAAcatcaaaacaaaataattgaaAGTGAGTAACAATAAAATGGTGTAAAAGATATATAGGATTAAAATCTAAATAGAAAagtttggaaaagaaaaaatatccAACTATAGTTGAATCTTGGTGGTAGGCCAAACGTGTTGTGTGCTACGTATGTTTTGTGTTTTGTGTCGCATCATTAATTGAGTTCCTCGTTGATGGAGAGTTTTCTTTGGTTTCTCATTCATTTCTTGTCgtcatataaaatatataacaaattgtatgttgtttaaaaataaaataatatatcatttaACTGCATTTAAATTACAAATGAAAGAAAGTTGTCATTCACATTCCATTCCATTCCATCATTGGAATTTTCATTTAAtattgaataataaaaaatgtcaTCTTAATATGACAACTTTATAAAGTTAGTAAGTCAAATAGATACAATTTTTAAGTTATAGCTTGCGTTAGTTgcataaatgaaaaaaaaaaaaacataaaataatagtGTATATATAGCTCAACTATAaaataattgtatatataacaaaaaaaaaaaaaaactaaaataaccTGTTGCATCCACCATTTTGAGAGCTTCTTGTCGAATTTCTCGAATTAAAAGCTATCACTTATAGCTGCTTTTAGTGATATAGGCTATCGCCATTAGCTTTCAATTTGGAAAATGCTTATTTTGCACATTTTTTCTCGATTTTGTCACAGTGAAAGTTATCACTAATAGCTATAACTAGTGAATATCACTGATAGTTGCTATTGGTAGTAACTTGTCACCATTACAAATGCTTCTCCTCatttttctcaaattgaaagctaatATTGATAGCTGGTTATCAGTAATAGCAATTGATAGTTGTTATATGTTGCTATCTCTAATAAATCGTATCAATGATAGcttttaatttgataaatatGACATTAGTTTATATCATTGATAACAGCTACCAATAATagtttctatcaatgatagccATTGAAGAGTATACTAAAATATGACATTAGGCGATGTTTTCATTTTAGCATCTGAAAAATATGGTATTAGTTGCTATAGTTAGCTGCTTTTTCTCATAACTACTATCAACaatagtttttaatttgagaaatatgcTTTCAGTTACTATCATTGATATCTTTTATAAGTAATATTGAATATCCTTGGTTGAATTTTGAATCCTTTTTCTGTTTGTTATAACATATTTTAGCCCGAATTACTGCTTCAAATTCTAACTCATTGACTTAGGTTTTTAAAACCTTCTTTGTGTGATTCCATTTTTTGTTGACTTTGTTGGTTTCTTCTTCTATTTGTTGATTTCGTTGTTAGGGTtagatttatgttatttgttgATTTCTCAATGATAGTTTTTGATTGTGTGATATTTTAGGCTTTCTGGTAGTTTAGAATATTGGCATGAAAAACTCGATCTATATTTTTGTTCTCTGTAATGCAACTGTTGCTATCGAGACAAGGTGAGTTGAATGAAAATGTGTATGTTTAATTAGGCTATCAATTGTGGTATTCCTGATATCTACCATaagtaatttttctatattgcTATCAACGTACATAGAAGGATATCACTGTCATTATCTATCAATGATTATATTGGAAGGATATTACTGATAGAAACTATGAGTGATATCTTTAGAAGGAAATTTTTTTAAGTGATCAATATCTCCTTGGTTAAAATATCAATAATTGTGATTTGATGAGGTTTAATTAGACTatcaattattaatatttttatctACTATCAATGATGTCCTTCTATCACTATCACTAATAATATTTATTAGTGATAACACAAAAGGATATCACTAATAACATCTATAAGTGATATCTCTAATAGGCTACTATATATCAATGATATCAAGGTAATGATACTATAAATTGGTATTGCGGACGTTGTTTGTTTTTAACATAAATGAACAAGGAAAATAGTTTAGATTAGCATGATATCGGTAATAGTTTTGAATCATTGATAACATACTATCCATATGATAGCTTTTATCATTGATAgtataaataaaattgatataGTTGCAATTTTagttgaaataaattattgattttagCCTAATGATATATGTGAGAAAAGGCTTTTTATATTCAACtggttaaaaaattaaaagttcttGCTATCAATGGTAGAACCTATCACTTAAAGCTTGGTATCAGTGTTAGAAGCTATCACTAATAGCATGATAATGAAATATCATTAGTTTTCTGTTAATAGCTAAATTAATGCAATCAAAATAAAATCATCGTAAATAATAGACAACCATTAAACAATAGAGAAACTGTTCGTGGGTGCTGAGCCTTGATATTTCTACAAGGTCAGCTTTTTTGATTGTtaagaaaatttgtttttgaccATCATTGCATGATTTGATTTGCTTGTTGAGGGGTTTTGAGGGTTTTTTTTGGTGCACAGAGCTGAACTCAGAAATATGCAATGGACTGAGACGTTTTTGTAGTTTGATAATATTGATCATGGATGATGCTAGTGGTGGTATCTTTGGCATGACATCCTTCTGTATTACCTCGTTTCTTCTCGTTATTTGGGTTGTATAggtattttaaataacaaaaaaaaaatatgaaaatgggaagtcatattatatatatattccttttACCACTGATTTATGAATGAAAAATGCAATTAGGTTACCTAAGGGTTGGTTTGGCCCCAAATTAACAAGGATTGGAGTAGGCTATTATAGCCTACTCCTTGTTTAGGGTCTACATATTATGGAAACCTTAGTTTTAAGGTTTTCATAATATCCCATTCACCCACATAACCCCCAAAATTCCTTCCGAATTCATCGTAATCGTAACCGAAATCTTGCATAATCCTTCACAGTTTTCTGCGTAATCCGTCCTTAAATCATCCCATACTTCTCGTGTTCTTCCTCTACTCCcacttctctttttgtcttCCTCTCCAAAACAATTGGGTTTGGGTTTGGGTTTGTTCTCATTTTCATCTCTAAAGCTATTTCATTTTAGCATAAAATCTGTCTTCATTTTCCTCTCCCAATGTTTTATATTTTGTTCGATTTCTTCTTCGAATGGGTTTCTCGTTCTCTCCAAATCTCTGAAATCTATCCTTCGTTTCATTGAAGGCTTCGTTTTCATGTGTTTTCTCTGAAACCTTTTACATTCCCTTTCTCGATTTCGTTGAACGGCTGGGCTTCCACCTTGCCTTTGAAACTGTTCCTTACATGGTCGAAGAGTCTTCTCGGTGAACATGTAAGGATTTCATCCTTGCAGCTTAGACTTCCCATTGTCGTTAGACTTCTCCTTGGCACTCCTACATGTGTACCCCAATGCTAAAAATAGACAGATGCTACATCCGGAGTGGGCATTAGAGATTTCTGTGCACGATAGGGACGGAGGTTCTCAGTTTCATTTGAAATTTATATACCGATGATGAGGTCCATTTAcggattttttttatggttttcCATGTCTCTCTTATTTTTTCACAATTTGTTTGCTCATGCCTTGCTTCAATTTGTTGTTACATTTGAGGATATTGGTTTGCTTTTATATTTATGGTTTTGTTTTGTGTTTGATTTTAGATTGTTCGATGTTTGCTGAAAATTTCCGTTGTGCATTCTTTAACTATTATAATACCCAAACTATTATAATCCTAGGACTATTATAAGTCACTTCTCACTCTAAACGTCCCCTAAGGTTTTCAAGCATGTCTTATTAAAAATTGAATTCCAATTTAAAACAACAAAgccaaaaattaaagaagaaattgacataTACACAAATAACAAATCTAATGGTGTTTTTTGTTTCCCAgtgctaaattaaatttttgtttaaaaactctctaattctctctttttttgattttcttctcaTTGATTCGTATCAATTTGAACGCCAATGATCACTTTAGCTTCTACTAATTGATCATCTTCCCCTTAAAGATCTTCAAATTGCCTGTGaggtttctttttctctctcctcgTCTCCCATGCGCAGCAATCAGCCATCTCATTTTAGCAAATATACAAAGCTCTTGAGATGGGAGGatggaggaaaagaaaagggaaaaacgaaaaagaagaaagaaaatacatggacggaaaaaagaaaattagggaTTGGAGAAGATAATGGCAGTCAGGGAGGGAAAATGGAGGAGAGGACATGATTTAAAAAGTTTTTACCATTAACTAGTCAAGGGTTTCCATTTTTGCAAAGAATATATTTTTGTTCTACcgattttatttatattctaaATTGTGCTATATGATGCAATTTTCGTATAGCCTTTTCACCAATATTAGGTTTTAACGATGTAAAATTTACATCATAAAGAGTTACAATGACACAACTTTTGCGTCATCGAAGCCCCTGTTAAGATAGACTATTTAACAACACTTAG comes from Cucumis melo cultivar AY chromosome 12, USDA_Cmelo_AY_1.0, whole genome shotgun sequence and encodes:
- the LOC103501034 gene encoding E3 ubiquitin-protein ligase WAV3-like, which gives rise to MGSTWKKVKVALGLNMCLYGPRNLHDSLPSIASRSSDAAAPPNLLSSASFSSDCRPAATPTSSSSGLRLSKSSTRSSKRTCAICLTAMKPGKGHAIFTAECSHSFHFHCITSNVKHGNQICPVCRAKWKEIPFQSPASDLPSGMMRINQIDWPQDDSWMTVLRRIRPPPIDASRQIANLSHGPEPSLYDDDEVLDHQSDIPDGGTSVVDAVDGSTGTIEVKTYPEVSAVARSAVHDNFTVLVHIKASLANQRQHCCENQSSFLPSQSSRAPVDIVTVLDVSGSMAGTKLALLKRAMGFVIQNLGPSDRLSVISFSSAARRLFPLRRMNESGRQQALQAINSLVSNGGTNIVDGLNKGTKVLLDRKWKNPVCSIMLLSDGQDTYTFGIGSSHSETDYLSLLPVSIHRNNNTALQIPVHSFGFGTDHDATAMHSISEISGGTFSFVEAERTIQDAFAQCIGGLLSVVVQQLQVRIECVHPNLQLSSLKAGNYRSNITASSRIGTVNVGDLYAEEERDFLVTINVPVDGSLDEMSLLNVKCTYQNPITNEMVILEDIEEVKIRRPNEIGEQSVSIEVDRQRNRVHALESMAKARVAAERGDLANAVSVLENCYRALSETISGQAGDHLCTALCAELKEMKERMENQRIYEASGRAYVLSGLSSHSWQRATARGDSTRNGSLVQAYQTPSMVDMLTRSQTMLPGNPTPRPQRTLRPTMTFPARSRQR